The following are encoded in a window of BD1-7 clade bacterium genomic DNA:
- a CDS encoding putative protein, giving the protein MTLLRPEFPFTAVAGQADFKKALILAAIDPSIGGVLVSGPRGVAKSTLARGLADILPPLPNLPALDSLTSAFVTLPLGASEEMLIGTLSLQKVLEEQQVAFSPGLLAKANGGVLYVDEVNLLNDGLVDQLLDVCASGVNCVERDGISHEHETRFILLGTMNPDEGELRPQLEDRFGLSVILDNDYSIEDRIDIVERRLLFDEDPQGYAASWSAEQATLRECIASARNRLDTVQFSRDHRRTIAERACAAGVDGIRADIVWAKAAIAHAAYSGRSSVLLDDIDAVEDLVLSHRRQIQPPTSPPEKXDGSPPEGESGDKPDSTDGHESGRSGSNRSNTNGDNADNSPQPSGSGDWGAMNPQRMAASAPRFLETLTEAAPATKRQNTTSALQQVWSRQAGRNTKGTSKTVADTSEALKVSWPATIVANNGRMPLQSLVRKPIEKGAQTLNLILLDTSASTLGKSVLSHAKGIVLGLLEQAYLARERVQILAFGNQQVSQVLAECRSPKQFQDTLNDVAAGGGTPLREALLQTRHHLERAERSRPGQLLKTWLVTDGRTNQSVKDIQLPGNVIVVDTESTAVKRGRGVEIAQALGADYLAI; this is encoded by the coding sequence ATGACGTTGTTGAGACCTGAATTTCCCTTCACAGCCGTTGCTGGCCAAGCCGATTTTAAAAAGGCGCTAATACTGGCCGCCATCGATCCGAGCATCGGTGGCGTGCTTGTCAGTGGTCCGCGTGGTGTTGCTAAATCGACCCTCGCCAGAGGGCTTGCTGATATTCTGCCGCCGCTGCCAAATCTTCCTGCGCTTGACTCGTTGACTTCGGCCTTTGTTACGTTACCTTTGGGTGCATCTGAAGAGATGCTCATTGGTACGTTGAGCCTACAGAAAGTCCTCGAAGAGCAGCAAGTTGCGTTTAGCCCTGGGTTGTTGGCTAAAGCAAATGGCGGCGTTCTTTATGTCGATGAAGTGAATCTCCTCAACGACGGTTTAGTCGATCAGCTATTAGATGTATGTGCCAGTGGCGTCAATTGTGTCGAGCGTGACGGCATTAGTCATGAACACGAAACACGTTTTATTCTATTGGGCACGATGAATCCGGATGAAGGCGAGCTACGCCCCCAGCTCGAAGACAGGTTTGGCTTGTCTGTAATTTTGGATAATGACTATTCCATTGAGGATCGGATCGATATTGTCGAACGCCGTTTGCTGTTTGATGAAGATCCTCAAGGATATGCCGCATCATGGTCTGCGGAGCAAGCCACATTGCGAGAGTGTATAGCTTCTGCTCGCAACCGCCTGGACACCGTTCAATTCAGTAGAGATCATCGGCGAACTATTGCAGAACGGGCATGCGCGGCCGGTGTTGATGGTATTCGTGCAGATATTGTTTGGGCCAAAGCGGCTATCGCACATGCTGCGTATAGTGGGCGGAGCAGCGTATTACTTGATGATATTGATGCCGTTGAGGATCTCGTGTTGAGTCACCGCCGTCAAATTCAGCCGCCGACGTCACCTCCTGAGAAAANCGATGGTTCGCCCCCAGAAGGCGAAAGTGGCGATAAACCCGACTCGACGGATGGTCACGAATCTGGGCGTTCAGGCTCTAACCGATCAAATACAAACGGCGATAACGCAGATAACTCACCTCAACCGTCCGGTAGTGGCGATTGGGGAGCAATGAACCCTCAACGTATGGCTGCTAGTGCGCCACGTTTTCTGGAAACGTTAACAGAAGCTGCGCCAGCGACTAAGCGGCAGAATACGACAAGTGCGTTGCAACAGGTTTGGAGTAGACAGGCGGGCCGGAATACCAAAGGCACAAGCAAAACAGTGGCTGACACATCAGAAGCGCTGAAAGTAAGCTGGCCAGCGACGATCGTCGCCAACAATGGTCGTATGCCTTTACAGTCATTGGTTCGTAAGCCGATCGAGAAAGGTGCACAAACACTCAATTTGATATTGCTTGATACGTCTGCGTCGACATTGGGTAAGTCAGTGTTGTCGCATGCCAAAGGCATTGTGCTTGGGTTACTTGAGCAAGCCTATTTGGCGCGTGAGCGCGTGCAAATATTGGCGTTTGGTAACCAGCAAGTAAGCCAAGTGTTGGCAGAATGTCGTTCACCTAAACAATTTCAGGACACGCTTAATGATGTCGCTGCCGGGGGAGGAACGCCATTGCGTGAAGCTTTGTTGCAGACGCGACATCATCTCGAGCGTGCTGAACGTAGTCGGCCAGGCCAACTCTTGAAAACCTGGTTGGTAACCGACGGGCGAACTAATCAGAGCGTGAAGGATATACAGCTGCCCGGCAATGTTATTGTTGTCGATACTGAAAGTACCGCTGTTAAGCGCGGCCGAGGTGTCGAAATTGCTCAGGCATTAGGTGCCGACTACCTTGCAATATGA
- the pcm gene encoding Protein-L-isoaspartate O-methyltransferase has translation MKKLDLSGIGMTSLRTRNRLIDRLRNQGIKNLDVLEAMLATPRHIFVDEALSHRAYEDTALPIGHNQTISQPYVVARMTELLQEGGKLGKVLEVGTGSGYQMAVLAQLVDTLYSVERIRPLLDKARQRARLLKIDNVRFLHADGSLGWGQYGPFDGILSAAAPSRVPENLLEQLALGGRLVMPVGDSRRQELVVVDRTEDGFEERTIEPVKFVPLVSGATV, from the coding sequence GTGAAAAAGTTAGATTTGAGCGGAATTGGGATGACATCCCTCAGAACCCGCAACCGGTTGATTGATCGGTTGAGAAATCAGGGGATCAAAAATCTGGACGTGCTGGAAGCCATGTTGGCGACTCCTCGGCATATCTTTGTCGACGAGGCCTTGTCGCATCGCGCTTATGAAGATACCGCGTTACCCATTGGTCATAACCAGACGATCTCGCAGCCATATGTTGTTGCTCGCATGACTGAGCTGCTGCAAGAAGGCGGTAAGCTTGGGAAGGTTCTTGAGGTCGGTACCGGCTCAGGATACCAAATGGCAGTGCTCGCTCAGTTAGTTGACACCTTATACAGTGTTGAGCGGATCCGCCCTCTGTTGGATAAGGCTCGCCAGCGAGCTCGTTTGCTTAAGATTGATAATGTGCGTTTTCTTCATGCCGACGGCAGTTTGGGCTGGGGTCAATACGGCCCTTTTGATGGCATCTTGTCGGCCGCAGCGCCAAGCCGTGTGCCAGAAAACCTGCTTGAGCAACTTGCTTTGGGTGGGCGGTTGGTGATGCCTGTCGGTGATAGCCGCCGACAAGAACTGGTGGTTGTTGATCGAACTGAAGACGGCTTTGAAGAACGTACCATTGAGCCAGTGAAGTTTGTTCCTTTAGTGAGTGGTGCCACGGTTTAA
- the ispF gene encoding 2-C-methyl-D-erythritol 2,4-cyclodiphosphate synthase — translation MRIGHGYDVHKFGDGDHVVLGGVRIEHSHGLIAHSDGDVLLHALSDALLGAAALGDIGKHFPDTDSAYENADSRVLLRHVVQLVANEGYTVSNVDVTLIAQAPRVSTFTDAMCMNIAADLGLGRTQVNVKATTTEKLGFIGEKKGIAAEAVALLLENKV, via the coding sequence ATGCGTATTGGTCACGGTTATGATGTGCATAAATTCGGAGACGGCGATCATGTTGTGCTTGGCGGCGTTCGTATTGAGCATAGTCATGGTTTGATTGCCCACTCTGATGGCGATGTACTTCTTCATGCGCTGTCGGATGCCTTGCTGGGAGCAGCAGCTCTTGGTGATATCGGGAAACACTTTCCGGACACAGACAGTGCCTACGAAAATGCTGATAGCCGGGTACTGCTGCGTCATGTTGTTCAGCTTGTTGCGAATGAAGGCTACACAGTGAGTAATGTTGATGTCACGCTGATCGCTCAGGCGCCGCGTGTCAGTACATTCACAGATGCGATGTGCATGAATATTGCTGCGGATCTTGGCCTTGGTCGCACGCAGGTGAATGTAAAGGCAACAACCACTGAGAAGCTGGGTTTTATTGGTGAAAAGAAAGGCATAGCTGCTGAGGCGGTTGCGTTGTTACTGGAGAATAAAGTGTGA
- the ispD gene encoding 2-C-methyl-D-erythritol 4-phosphate cytidylyltransferase codes for MISRPSIWLVIPCAGKGKRFGSDTPKQYLPFLNATVVEKTLDRFLCRDDIAGIVLAVSADDQWIQTVVERIGKIKPVYTVTGGSERVDSVFNALQWLLGLQSPANENDYVAVHDAARPCVRQSRLDALFAAALEQDDGALLARPVADTVKWAADSGSEVDRTLDRNRVHLAHTPQVFPLSVLFDAIKNASAANTVLTDDCSAMEWAGFQPRLVPDTPENLKITQSGDLALAEFFYSHIESELD; via the coding sequence ATGATATCCCGACCCTCAATTTGGCTGGTAATTCCTTGTGCCGGCAAAGGTAAACGTTTTGGTAGCGACACACCAAAACAATATTTGCCGTTTCTGAATGCTACCGTTGTTGAAAAAACGCTGGATCGTTTTTTGTGCCGAGATGATATTGCTGGCATTGTTCTAGCGGTTTCTGCCGATGATCAGTGGATTCAGACTGTGGTAGAGCGTATTGGAAAAATAAAACCGGTGTATACGGTAACCGGTGGCAGCGAACGAGTGGATTCAGTGTTTAATGCACTTCAGTGGTTGTTAGGCCTGCAGTCGCCTGCCAATGAAAATGACTATGTGGCAGTGCATGACGCTGCACGTCCTTGTGTGCGCCAAAGTCGGCTTGACGCATTGTTTGCTGCGGCGCTAGAGCAGGATGATGGCGCACTTTTAGCGCGACCGGTTGCGGATACCGTGAAGTGGGCTGCGGACTCAGGCAGCGAAGTTGATCGTACTCTGGATCGCAATCGGGTTCATCTTGCGCATACGCCGCAGGTTTTTCCGTTGTCGGTACTTTTTGATGCGATCAAGAATGCATCTGCAGCGAATACTGTTTTGACAGACGATTGTTCGGCAATGGAGTGGGCCGGATTTCAGCCGCGGCTTGTTCCGGATACGCCTGAGAATTTGAAAATTACCCAATCTGGTGATTTGGCGTTAGCGGAATTTTTTTACTCACATATCGAATCGGAGTTGGATTAA
- the rpoS gene encoding RNA polymerase sigma factor RpoS: MRDLSTQDATVSGTEGAAMANANDAALGTMEAEESRSKRTSQRDDTYAKSLDATQLYLNEIGFSPLLSADEEVRFSRMAIRGEDAGRKRMIESNLRLVVKISRRYINRGLSLLDLIEEGNLGLIRGVEKFDPERGFRFSTYATWWIRQTIERAIMNQTRTIRLPIHVVKELNVYLRAARELTQKLDHEPTPDEIAEMLDKPVADVKRMLSLNERVTSVDVPIGNNSDKSVLDTIPDVHESNPADLLQDTDMRQNLGVWLEELNEKQREVRFGLRGYESSTLEEVGREIGLTRERVRQIQVEALKRLRDILEKHGLSGEAIFGVA, encoded by the coding sequence ATGAGGGATTTATCCACACAAGATGCCACCGTTAGTGGCACAGAAGGCGCAGCTATGGCTAATGCCAATGACGCAGCGCTGGGAACCATGGAAGCTGAAGAGTCGCGTTCAAAACGTACAAGTCAACGGGATGATACCTACGCTAAGAGCCTAGATGCTACCCAACTTTATCTGAATGAGATCGGTTTTTCGCCGTTGCTGTCTGCAGATGAAGAAGTGCGTTTCAGTCGTATGGCAATACGCGGTGAAGACGCTGGACGTAAGCGTATGATCGAAAGTAACTTGCGACTGGTTGTTAAAATCTCGCGTCGTTATATCAATCGTGGGCTGTCGTTGCTCGATTTGATCGAGGAAGGCAATCTTGGTTTGATTCGTGGCGTTGAGAAATTTGATCCAGAACGTGGTTTTCGTTTTTCAACTTACGCTACTTGGTGGATTCGTCAGACCATCGAGCGGGCGATCATGAATCAAACGCGTACCATTCGCTTGCCGATACACGTTGTTAAGGAATTGAACGTTTATCTACGAGCAGCGCGAGAGCTTACTCAAAAGCTTGATCATGAGCCAACACCGGACGAAATTGCTGAAATGCTAGATAAGCCGGTGGCAGATGTTAAGCGCATGCTGAGTTTGAATGAGCGTGTTACATCAGTTGATGTGCCTATTGGTAATAATTCAGACAAATCTGTATTGGATACCATTCCCGATGTTCACGAATCCAACCCTGCTGATCTCTTGCAAGACACCGATATGCGTCAGAACCTTGGTGTTTGGCTTGAGGAGCTGAACGAAAAGCAACGTGAAGTTCGTTTCGGTTTGCGCGGCTACGAGTCTAGTACGCTGGAGGAGGTCGGCAGAGAGATCGGCTTGACCCGTGAAAGAGTGCGTCAGATTCAAGTCGAAGCTTTAAAACGTTTGCGAGATATTCTGGAAAAACATGGCCTTTCAGGTGAAGCAATCTTTGGTGTTGCGTGA
- the nlpD gene encoding Murein hydrolase activator NlpD, translated as MQLIKIIKMHSMAALILAGAFLLYGCGNSAHAPVYDLRHTSPNVTHYSVRKGDTLYAIAWRFNLDYKKLAGANGIPYPYTIFVGQRVRLTEGRGRKAARNSPSPTLKPVLSLKNVTKVTVTPKNSKVSQKPGGNKAPNSGSSHQKGVQKRSGSQTRYHDVGWRKPVDGKIISRFGSRGKLSKGVDFAARAGSPVISSRSGTVVYAGSRLKGYGNLVIIKHDEIYLSAYAHNRKILVKEGDLIKQGQKIAEVGSSGTDTAKLHFQIRKHGKPIDPLRLLQK; from the coding sequence ATGCAGCTAATTAAGATAATAAAAATGCACAGCATGGCAGCATTGATACTTGCTGGTGCATTTCTATTGTATGGCTGTGGCAATTCTGCTCATGCGCCGGTCTATGATTTACGCCATACCTCTCCGAACGTTACCCATTACTCTGTTCGTAAGGGTGATACCCTATATGCCATCGCCTGGCGTTTTAATTTGGATTACAAAAAGTTAGCTGGTGCGAACGGTATCCCGTATCCATATACGATATTTGTTGGCCAGCGAGTGCGGCTTACTGAGGGTCGGGGGCGTAAAGCAGCAAGAAACTCTCCAAGTCCTACCCTCAAGCCTGTGCTATCCTTAAAAAATGTGACGAAGGTCACAGTTACCCCTAAAAACAGTAAAGTGTCACAAAAACCCGGTGGCAATAAGGCACCAAACAGTGGCAGCTCGCACCAAAAGGGGGTACAAAAAAGATCAGGTAGTCAAACGCGATATCATGATGTTGGATGGCGTAAGCCAGTTGACGGAAAGATTATCAGTCGTTTTGGCTCCCGGGGGAAATTAAGCAAAGGCGTTGATTTTGCTGCACGAGCTGGAAGCCCTGTCATTAGCAGTCGTTCAGGAACGGTTGTTTATGCGGGCAGCAGATTGAAAGGGTATGGAAACCTGGTGATCATCAAACACGATGAAATATACCTCAGTGCCTATGCCCATAACCGCAAAATCCTCGTCAAAGAAGGTGACCTAATCAAGCAGGGGCAGAAAATCGCCGAAGTTGGATCCAGTGGTACCGATACAGCGAAGTTGCACTTTCAGATTAGAAAGCACGGAAAGCCAATTGACCCTTTAAGATTGTTACAAAAATAA
- the eno gene encoding Enolase codes for MTIIADVLAFEVLDSRGNPTVEAEVVLEDGTKGAACAPSGASTGSREALELRDGDKGRYLGKGVQKAVSNIVDVIKPLLIGKDAAAQREIDQIMIDADGTENKENLGANAILAVSLAAAKAAAASKNIPLYVHIAEVNGTAGNYSLPVPMMNIINGGEHADNNVDIQEFMVQPVGVKSFSEAIRCGAEIFHALKAVLKAQGLNTAVGDEGGFAPNLPSNEAALAAISEAVEKAGYKLGEDVTLALDCASSEFYKDGKYDLSGEGKVYDAEGFADYLDDLSQKYPIISIEDGMDESDWDGWKILTDKVGERVQLVGDDLFVTNTKILSRGIEQGVANSILIKFNQIGSLTETLDAIKMAQDAGFTAVISHRSGETEDTTIADLAVATAAGQIKTGSLCRSDRVSKYNRLLRIEAELGEKAIYRGRDEFKS; via the coding sequence ATGACCATTATTGCCGACGTATTGGCGTTTGAAGTTCTGGATTCACGCGGTAACCCTACCGTAGAGGCTGAAGTTGTATTGGAAGATGGCACTAAAGGTGCTGCGTGTGCGCCTTCAGGTGCGTCTACTGGTTCTCGTGAAGCTTTAGAACTGCGTGATGGTGACAAAGGTCGTTACCTCGGTAAAGGCGTTCAAAAAGCTGTTTCTAACATCGTTGATGTGATCAAGCCGTTGTTGATTGGTAAAGATGCCGCTGCACAGCGCGAAATCGATCAGATCATGATTGATGCTGACGGTACCGAAAACAAAGAAAACCTAGGTGCAAATGCTATCTTGGCGGTTTCTCTAGCAGCGGCTAAAGCAGCTGCAGCGTCAAAAAATATCCCACTGTACGTTCACATCGCTGAAGTTAATGGCACAGCAGGCAACTACAGTTTGCCTGTACCGATGATGAATATCATCAACGGTGGTGAGCACGCCGATAACAACGTTGATATCCAAGAATTCATGGTACAGCCTGTTGGTGTTAAGAGCTTTTCTGAAGCAATCCGTTGTGGTGCTGAAATTTTCCATGCACTGAAAGCTGTATTGAAAGCACAAGGTTTGAATACTGCAGTTGGTGATGAGGGCGGTTTTGCGCCTAACCTGCCATCTAACGAGGCAGCATTGGCTGCAATCTCTGAGGCTGTTGAAAAAGCCGGTTACAAGCTGGGCGAAGACGTTACCTTGGCACTTGATTGCGCTTCTTCTGAGTTCTACAAAGATGGCAAATATGACTTGTCTGGTGAAGGCAAAGTATATGATGCTGAAGGTTTTGCTGATTACCTTGATGATTTGTCTCAGAAATACCCGATCATCTCCATCGAAGATGGCATGGATGAAAGCGACTGGGATGGCTGGAAGATTTTGACCGATAAAGTCGGTGAGCGTGTTCAGTTGGTGGGTGATGATTTGTTCGTTACCAATACCAAGATCCTGTCTCGCGGTATTGAGCAGGGCGTTGCTAATTCGATCCTAATCAAGTTCAATCAGATTGGCAGTCTGACAGAAACACTGGATGCGATTAAAATGGCTCAGGACGCTGGCTTTACAGCGGTTATTTCTCACCGTAGTGGCGAAACTGAAGATACAACCATTGCTGATTTGGCAGTAGCGACTGCAGCTGGCCAGATCAAGACCGGTTCTTTGTGTCGTTCAGACCGTGTATCTAAATATAACCGCCTGCTGCGTATCGAAGCTGAGCTGGGTGAAAAAGCGATCTATCGTGGACGTGACGAATTTAAATCTTGA
- the btuR_2 gene encoding Cob(I)yrinic acid a,c-diamide adenosyltransferase codes for MSTSDDLHKKKMATKKAVKDARIAQATEERGVLILLKGNGKGKSSSAIGTMARALGHGKRCAVIQFIKGRNETGEYRFFRDQDNLDWFIMGQGFTWETQDKAQDIEAAQKAWALAEKLLSDDTYDLLVFDEMSYMFKYDYLDVEPVIAALKARPKMQSVIITGRTMATPIQDIADTISVVQDERHAFRRGVKAQAGIEF; via the coding sequence ATGAGTACTTCCGACGACCTGCACAAAAAAAAGATGGCGACTAAAAAAGCCGTTAAAGATGCGCGTATTGCACAGGCTACCGAAGAGCGTGGTGTGCTGATTCTTTTAAAAGGTAATGGCAAGGGGAAATCATCTTCTGCTATAGGTACGATGGCCAGGGCATTAGGTCATGGCAAGCGCTGCGCAGTGATTCAATTTATCAAAGGGCGTAATGAAACCGGTGAGTACCGGTTTTTCCGTGATCAGGATAACCTTGACTGGTTTATTATGGGACAGGGCTTCACTTGGGAGACCCAAGACAAGGCGCAAGACATTGAGGCCGCGCAAAAAGCCTGGGCATTGGCAGAAAAATTATTGAGTGATGACACTTACGATCTACTTGTATTTGATGAAATGAGTTACATGTTCAAATACGACTACCTCGATGTAGAGCCCGTTATAGCGGCTTTGAAAGCACGCCCGAAAATGCAAAGTGTGATAATTACCGGTCGTACGATGGCGACACCGATTCAAGATATCGCTGACACGATTTCGGTAGTTCAGGATGAGCGCCATGCGTTTCGTCGGGGCGTAAAGGCGCAAGCGGGGATTGAATTTTGA
- the ftsB gene encoding Cell division protein FtsB — protein MPSVTHQKLNVRMLNGFLIVMFLFLQACLWVGEGSIGYNVGLLGKIEEQQRTNAQMKARNDQIAAEVLGLQEGHAGIEEYARSQLGMIKTGETFFMVVDTPTSR, from the coding sequence ATGCCATCGGTTACCCATCAAAAGCTCAATGTTAGAATGCTCAATGGTTTTCTCATTGTGATGTTCTTGTTTTTGCAGGCGTGTTTGTGGGTCGGCGAAGGCAGTATTGGCTATAATGTCGGGTTGCTCGGTAAGATTGAAGAGCAGCAACGCACCAATGCACAAATGAAGGCGCGTAATGATCAGATTGCTGCCGAGGTTTTAGGGTTGCAGGAAGGTCATGCTGGTATTGAAGAATACGCGCGAAGTCAGCTTGGTATGATTAAAACTGGCGAAACCTTTTTCATGGTTGTAGATACCCCCACTTCTCGATGA
- the truD gene encoding tRNA pseudouridine synthase D, which translates to MSVSESQPAGSEYPLNVSRAYPVPDVTGTLKAVPEDFVVEEQLGFEPSGEGEHLWLWVEKRELTTQAVIGDLARQLGVARRDIGYSGLKDKIAVTRQWFSVPWPIKKESPDIPGTERWSLQAMARHDRKLKRGVHKTNAFKLRITQIEGDHNLVDERLALIQQQGFPNYFGEQRFGFGGANVKKAERMFAGALKCKRAERSIYLSAVRSWFFNQYLSERIARSDWCRSIDGDCFSLAGTGSVFGPEDSNQELDQRLLDGDIHIAGPMVGERSRLAAEALAIQQQVEQRADQLKQGLLDARMESALRALRVIPLEMTWQWEGDALSIAFVLPTGAFATALVREMIQVNGALW; encoded by the coding sequence GTGAGCGTTTCTGAGTCGCAGCCCGCGGGGAGTGAATACCCTCTGAACGTGAGCCGAGCGTATCCTGTGCCCGATGTAACAGGTACGCTTAAGGCTGTGCCTGAAGACTTTGTGGTTGAGGAGCAGTTGGGTTTTGAGCCTTCGGGCGAAGGTGAGCACCTTTGGCTTTGGGTCGAGAAGCGAGAGCTGACTACGCAGGCTGTTATCGGAGACTTAGCTCGTCAATTGGGTGTTGCCCGGCGGGATATCGGTTATAGCGGCCTTAAAGACAAGATTGCGGTTACCCGTCAGTGGTTTTCTGTACCTTGGCCGATTAAGAAAGAATCTCCGGATATACCTGGAACAGAGCGTTGGTCTTTGCAGGCGATGGCACGACATGATCGAAAATTGAAGCGTGGTGTTCACAAAACCAATGCCTTCAAGCTGCGGATAACGCAGATTGAAGGGGATCATAACTTGGTTGACGAGCGTCTTGCGCTGATTCAACAGCAAGGGTTTCCGAATTACTTTGGTGAGCAGCGCTTCGGTTTCGGCGGTGCCAATGTAAAAAAAGCAGAGCGTATGTTTGCCGGTGCGTTAAAATGCAAGCGCGCTGAGCGAAGTATCTATTTGTCTGCCGTGCGATCGTGGTTTTTTAATCAATATTTGAGTGAGCGTATCGCGAGAAGCGATTGGTGTCGTTCAATTGATGGCGACTGCTTTAGTCTTGCTGGAACGGGCTCTGTATTTGGGCCTGAAGATTCGAATCAAGAGCTTGATCAGCGTTTGTTGGACGGAGATATCCATATTGCGGGTCCGATGGTTGGCGAGCGCAGCAGGCTGGCTGCTGAGGCACTTGCGATTCAGCAGCAGGTTGAGCAAAGAGCTGATCAGTTGAAACAAGGCTTGTTGGACGCACGGATGGAATCTGCGTTACGTGCCTTGCGTGTTATACCTCTTGAAATGACTTGGCAGTGGGAAGGGGATGCTCTTTCAATTGCTTTTGTCTTGCCGACCGGTGCATTTGCCACAGCACTGGTTCGAGAAATGATCCAGGTGAATGGAGCCCTTTGGTGA